One part of the Pogoniulus pusillus isolate bPogPus1 chromosome 34, bPogPus1.pri, whole genome shotgun sequence genome encodes these proteins:
- the BHLHE22 gene encoding class E basic helix-loop-helix protein 22 has protein sequence MERALGLPAEEDLFHKSLAASAKRMESAFRSPPGLDLSHPRDRQPSPLACYEAAEPEGLLTAGVGGDPLALPPGSVCLKYGESTSRSSVAESSGGEQSPDDDSDGRCELVLRGAGGDPRVASPAAGGGGGGGGGGGGGGGGGLKASEGGCSNSHGHGGSKKSKEQKALRLNINARERRRMHDLNDALDELRAVIPYAHSPSVRKLSKIATLLLAKNYILMQAQALEEMRRLVAYLNQGQAISAASLPSSAAAAAAAAAALHPALGAYEQAAGYPFSAGLPPATSCPEKCAIFNSVSSSLCKQCTEKP, from the coding sequence ATGGAGCGGGCGCTGGGGCTGCCCGCAGAAGAAGACCTCTTCCACAAGAGCCTCGCCGCCTCGGCCAAGCGCATGGAATCCGCCTTCCGTTCACCTCCGGGGCTCGACCTCTCCCACCCCCGCGACCGGCAGCCTTCGCCTCTCGCTTGCTACGAAGCGGCGGAGCCCGAGGGGCTGTTGACAGCCGGTGTCGGCGGGGACCCGCTGGCTCTGCCGCCGGGCTCCGTGTGTCTCAAGTACGGCGAAAGCACCAGCCGCAGCTCGGTGGCCGAGAGCAGCGGCGGCGAGCAGAGCCCCGACGACGACAGCGACGGTCGCTGCGAGTTGGTGCTGAGAGGAGCCGGGGGGGACCCGCGAGTGGCTTCGCCGGCGGCGGGCGGTGGCGGAGGTggggggggcggcggcggcggcggaggaggaggggggctgAAGGCGAGCGAGGGCGGCTGCTCCAACAGCCACGGGCACGGCGGCAGCAAGAAGTCGAAGGAGCAGAAGGCTCTGCGGCTGAACATCAACGCGCGGGAGCGGCGACGGATGCACGACCTGAACGACGCGCTGGACGAGCTGCGGGCCGTCATCCCCTACGCCCACAGCCCCTCGGTCAGGAAGCTCTCCAAGATCGCCACGCTTCTCCTGGCCAAGAACTACATCCTGATGCAGGCTCAGGCCCTGGAGGAGATGAGGAGGTTGGTGGCTTATCTCAATCAAGGTCAAGCTATCTCAGCAGCTTCTTTACCCAgctcggcggcggcggcagcggcggcggcggccgcgcTTCATCCCGCCCTCGGAGCCTACGAGCAGGCGGCCGGGTACCCCTTCAGCGCCGGGCTGCCCCCCGCCACCTCTTGCCCCGAGAAATGTGCCATTTTCAACagtgtctcctccagcctctgcaaACAGTGCACGGAGAAGCCTTAA